In Thermoanaerobacterium sp. PSU-2, the genomic stretch TTACCAAAGGACTATCTATTTGTGAATTGCCACCATGATTGTGAGTCATTGTAGAATCTTTGTTTATAACCGCTATATATTTTGTGGCTTCTTCTACTGAAACACCGTTTCTGCTTAATGCACTAATCGCTGTTGCTACAATTTTACTCATATCCTCTTCATCATGAGCTAAAAATACTAACTTGCCATTTTGTGACAAATGATCTATATAAGCTTTTAATGCCTCAACGGTATATATATAATTTTCGTTGAGAGCGTATCCAGTTTGTAAAGCTGAACTAGTCATTACCATAGATAAATAGATAATATCATATTTGTTTTTTGATCTATTAATAAAGTATCTACCATCTTCACCATAAATCTTAACATTAGCTTTATTATAAATATCACCATTAAAATCTTTGAAATGCCTAACAGCATCTATAGTAGATGTATTGATTTCAACACCCGTTATATTTTTGCTTTTTCCAGCAAGAGCGTACAATATGTCCCTACCACCGCCAGGGCCAATTATTAATATATTATCTTTTTTGCCAAATGTATATGGTAAATATTCTACATCTTTTTTATATATGTCTAAACTGCCATCTTTGCCATCAAATTTATACATAGGAGAGCTTGCCGTTCCATCAATTGTTACAATCATCTCGTTCGGATCGTTGTCGACTCTTATAACATCCGTTCTTGAAAAAGCATTCCATTTAGTGTATACAATCTCTGCTTTATCTCCCGAACTAATTATGTTACCAAATGTTTTTAATTTACTTGTAATTATGCTGCCAAAGTTTTTTTCCATCACACTAATATAATTTTGCGGCACAAAAATTGACATAACAAACATACCTAATACTGCATATGCAATTATGTATTTCTTAGATAAAAAATTTACAAAAAATATTACAGCAATAGATGAGATAATAGATATCAATATGATTGATTTTATAACACCTAAATAATCAAGTGAAAATAAAACTAAAATACTGCCGAGTCCAGAACCAATCAAATCTACAAAATACAATTTATTGCTTATATCACTAAATTCACTATAAATTGATGATAAAATATAACCACCTATTATAAAAGGTACCATCGCGGGTATAATATATACCAATATATTGATAGAAAACGGTAATATATAAAATAATCCTAGAACAAATATATATGAAATTGGCATCAATACTATCTTCTTAATTAAGTTGTCCTTTAAAAATTGATTATTTGTCTTATTGTTTTTTAATTGTCTATATGCAACTATTCCTCCAATACCGAGTCCTAAAATTGAAAATGAGGTTATTATAAATGTGTAATGATACGTAAAAATAGCTGAAATAACCCTTGTCAATATTACTTGATATACAAACATTGATATGGATAAAGAGCTAATTCCAAATAAAAGCAATAATTTACTTTTTCCCTTCTCTTGAATCATCTAACCCATCCTTTGCTGTTATTTATAATAATCTTATTATTTCTTTATCTTACATATGGTTCTGGATCAACTGGTGTACCATTTATTCTCACTTCAAAATGAAGGTTAACACCTGTAACAAGTCCAGTACTCCCAAGTTTTACAACAGGTTCACCTTTTTTTACATTTTTACCTTTTGAAACTAATATAGAGGAATTATGTGCATACAATGTAGATATACCTCCACCGTGATCGATTATCACAGAATTTCCATAACCTGATATCCATCCGGCATATATGACTGTCCCATCACCGGCTGCAACACCAATTGTTCCATATGGTGCAGGTATATCTATACCTGTATGTAACTTCTTTGTCTTGTAAACAGGATGTATTCTATATCCAAATGGTGAACTTATACTGTAATATCCTGGTACAGGCCATACCAACTTTCCATCGGTATATTTTACATTGCTATTATTTGTGTTTGTCGAACCGGTTTGAGATCTTATGATATCCATTACCTGTTTTGATACGGTTTCTAGATCTTCAAGATCTTCCTCATATTTTTTTTGTTGTCTTTCAAGGTCTCTCAAGACACCACTTCTTGATACCATGGCTACTTGTATCCTTTTCTTTCTCTCTTGCACTTGAGCTGTAACATATTGCAAATTATTTTTCTCTTCTTTTAAGACTTCTTCTTTTTTCGCTATTAAATTTTTAGTGTTTTTCATTTCATTTAAAAATCTTATATCAAAAGCCATTAATTTTTTTATATTATCAAGTCTTGATATAAAATCGATAAAATTTTTTGAATCCAATAAAACTTCAATATATCCTGCATCACCACTCATATATATTGCTCTTATCCTCTCTTTATACAAACTCTTACGAGAATCATATCTTTTTTGAGCTATATCTAGTTCTTTCTGTGTATCACTTATTTTTTGCTCAATTGAGTATAATTTCCTCTGATTTTCAATCAATTCTTTTTGAGTTTCTGATAGCTGTTTATCGATGTCTAATAGTTCTTTTTTTACAGATTGCTGTTTTTGATAATTTTCACTTAATTTTCTTTGAGTTTGTTGTTTTTGAATGCTTAAGTCTTCAAGTCTCTTTTTATTATCAGTTAAATTAGATGAATATCCATAATTAAAAGCAAATGCAAAAATAAAAATGATAATTAGAAAAATAGTCATCTTACGTTTCATCAATATCCCCCTAAGAAATCTATATATAATCGACATATCTGGTATGAATTTCACCAGGTATGTCACAACACCTATTCTGTTGCGTCATCCTCAGGTTTTTCGATTTGCCTATTGCCTTTATCTTGTTCATGGCTGTGATTATGACTATGCATACCTTTCATCATAAATAAATGCATTAATGGGCACAACAGTAGAAACAAAAACGGTAAAATAGTTGTTAAAAACTTCATTTGTAACACTCCTTTCATAAAATTTTTATTTAATGGATATAGTAAAAGAAAACCGTCGATATTGCCATTAACAAAACTACCACCACAATATCTATAAAACCTTTTTTACTTTGTACCGGCATCTCATCTTTCTCAATAGTATTGTATTTTTTAATATAATGTGCCGCTATCAAAGCTGCAGCAATAAATATAGCACTAGCAAGATGAGCGATTGTAAATGGTGGTAAAATCATAGGATTTCCGGCTCTAAAAAATTCTACAATAGATCTATTTATATTGAAGAAAATAACATATATGATAAATAATTGTCCATTGTATTTTATTTTGTCCCTTTTTCTCCAAAGCACGAAAAACATAATATAGTCAAGTAAAAACTCATAAACTTGTACAGGATGCAATAATTGTCCATTTACTTTTATTCCCCATGGCCATGGACGTGCCATTGCATACCCAAATATGTCGCATCCTATTCTTCCGATTGCTTGTCCTATAGCAAGCCCTGGCGCCGCTAAATCTGCAATTTTCCAGAAATTTAATTTATATTTTCTAACATACCATATACTAAATAAAATCCCGGCAACTAAACTACCGTGAATAGCCATCCCACCATCATGTATTTTTAGTATTTCAAGTGGATGTGTCAGGAAAAAATATGGTCGATATGTCAAAACGAATCCGAGCCTTCCCCCTATTATACCAACTATTATAAGGTACACGAGAAATTCTGAAACTTTGTCAACATCAAGGCCTTTTCTTTTGGCTTCTTTTAATGCCAAAATATACCCTGTGCCAACACCTATCGCTATCATTATTCCAAATAGATATATAGTGAAACCGCCAATATTAAACAAAGGTACTGTCATAAAAAATCTCCTCTCATATTAACTTTCATACTCATTCTTCAAAAAGATATATAAATTACTGTATCAATTGCTACAACAGTGTACTAAAAGGCGCTAATTCTCTGCTTTAAAAAATTGTATAAAAGATTGTCTTTATGTTTTACACGGATATTATTGCTATTACTGCCATAGCATCCACATATTATAACCTCCATTCCACATCTATCACTAACGCACGATATAATAAAAAATATATAAGGTCTAAAATTAATTCAAGAAAAAGATACACTATAATAAAACCTTAGTACCATCTAGAAATTTATAGTGCAAAAATCATGCCAAATAAAAAGGGTCTGAAAAATATCAAATCTCTAAATAAATTAGAGAATGATAGTTCAAACCCTATAATGCATTTTAGTATATCATGTACTTCAGAGCAAATTAACAGCAACCATGGTGACTGTGCCCACCATGATGTCCTTCATTACTTTCATTTTTTACATATTTTTCTGGATTCTTTTCAAATTCTGC encodes the following:
- a CDS encoding DUF2933 domain-containing protein, encoding MKFLTTILPFLFLLLCPLMHLFMMKGMHSHNHSHEQDKGNRQIEKPEDDATE
- a CDS encoding class I SAM-dependent methyltransferase, which encodes MIQEKGKSKLLLLFGISSLSISMFVYQVILTRVISAIFTYHYTFIITSFSILGLGIGGIVAYRQLKNNKTNNQFLKDNLIKKIVLMPISYIFVLGLFYILPFSINILVYIIPAMVPFIIGGYILSSIYSEFSDISNKLYFVDLIGSGLGSILVLFSLDYLGVIKSIILISIISSIAVIFFVNFLSKKYIIAYAVLGMFVMSIFVPQNYISVMEKNFGSIITSKLKTFGNIISSGDKAEIVYTKWNAFSRTDVIRVDNDPNEMIVTIDGTASSPMYKFDGKDGSLDIYKKDVEYLPYTFGKKDNILIIGPGGGRDILYALAGKSKNITGVEINTSTIDAVRHFKDFNGDIYNKANVKIYGEDGRYFINRSKNKYDIIYLSMVMTSSALQTGYALNENYIYTVEALKAYIDHLSQNGKLVFLAHDEEDMSKIVATAISALSRNGVSVEEATKYIAVINKDSTMTHNHGGNSQIDSPLVIIKNKPFTIDESNRLEMEAMAGNNKPLYIPTSFEVGPLFHLEKGHLTFNNFLRGFPFIIKPATDDKPYFYNFNNNALMLLIILLLVVLLGIYLLFRPMLKQKNTAKALIYFGALGTAYMLIEISLIQKFILYLGHPITSLTYVLAALLVGSGIGSILGNNSTFNKDKKIYMPPFIVAVISIVFVEILDVIFKYTFSYNLITID
- a CDS encoding peptidoglycan DD-metalloendopeptidase family protein, producing MKRKMTIFLIIIFIFAFAFNYGYSSNLTDNKKRLEDLSIQKQQTQRKLSENYQKQQSVKKELLDIDKQLSETQKELIENQRKLYSIEQKISDTQKELDIAQKRYDSRKSLYKERIRAIYMSGDAGYIEVLLDSKNFIDFISRLDNIKKLMAFDIRFLNEMKNTKNLIAKKEEVLKEEKNNLQYVTAQVQERKKRIQVAMVSRSGVLRDLERQQKKYEEDLEDLETVSKQVMDIIRSQTGSTNTNNSNVKYTDGKLVWPVPGYYSISSPFGYRIHPVYKTKKLHTGIDIPAPYGTIGVAAGDGTVIYAGWISGYGNSVIIDHGGGISTLYAHNSSILVSKGKNVKKGEPVVKLGSTGLVTGVNLHFEVRINGTPVDPEPYVR
- the lgt gene encoding prolipoprotein diacylglyceryl transferase, whose translation is MTVPLFNIGGFTIYLFGIMIAIGVGTGYILALKEAKRKGLDVDKVSEFLVYLIIVGIIGGRLGFVLTYRPYFFLTHPLEILKIHDGGMAIHGSLVAGILFSIWYVRKYKLNFWKIADLAAPGLAIGQAIGRIGCDIFGYAMARPWPWGIKVNGQLLHPVQVYEFLLDYIMFFVLWRKRDKIKYNGQLFIIYVIFFNINRSIVEFFRAGNPMILPPFTIAHLASAIFIAAALIAAHYIKKYNTIEKDEMPVQSKKGFIDIVVVVLLMAISTVFFYYIH